The proteins below are encoded in one region of Synechococcus sp. MU1643:
- a CDS encoding site-2 protease family protein, producing MGEGWQVLKIGGIPLRLQPSWLFAVAIFTTLFQSRYATTASVTVSWGLGLLTTLLLFSSVLLHELGHALMALREGVKVLSITLFHLGGIARVEKECPTAMGNLRIAAAGPIVSLVLAFGMLAGAAVLSNTQPLATQLLSQVGLLNLMLGLFNLLPGLPLDGGLILKALVWQVSGSQKKGVQVASASGRALSTLMIVLGGVLLWQGWGLNGLLLMLIGWFGLSANRSQTQMLQLQTVLRELKAEAAAGKRFRVLEADQTLRRLSQLRLTASEGEGPADWVLVCKSGRWVGWIDDQPLKLLPVQQWDQQRLEDHLRPLTELPSINSSASLVDAVPALEAASQGRLLVKSAAGLPSGTLDRMDVGDAVLKRLGVTLPPAILDEARKRNGYPLGLAMLPQMVQTMRDQSSDQDASSPSKS from the coding sequence GTGGGAGAGGGCTGGCAGGTGCTCAAGATTGGCGGAATCCCCCTGCGGCTCCAGCCCAGCTGGTTGTTTGCTGTGGCGATCTTCACCACATTGTTCCAATCCCGCTATGCGACCACGGCCTCGGTCACGGTGAGTTGGGGGCTGGGATTGCTGACCACCTTGCTGTTGTTCAGCTCCGTGCTGCTGCATGAGTTGGGCCATGCCCTGATGGCCCTGCGTGAAGGGGTGAAGGTGTTGAGCATCACCCTGTTTCATCTGGGCGGTATCGCTCGGGTGGAGAAGGAATGCCCCACCGCCATGGGCAATCTGCGCATTGCAGCTGCTGGCCCGATCGTCAGTTTGGTGCTGGCCTTTGGCATGCTGGCGGGAGCTGCTGTGCTTTCCAACACCCAGCCCTTGGCCACGCAGTTGTTGAGCCAGGTGGGTTTGCTCAACTTGATGCTGGGTCTGTTCAATCTGTTGCCTGGTCTGCCCCTCGATGGCGGGCTGATTCTTAAGGCCTTGGTCTGGCAGGTGAGCGGCAGTCAGAAGAAGGGCGTTCAGGTGGCGTCGGCGTCCGGACGGGCTTTGTCGACGCTGATGATCGTGTTGGGGGGTGTCCTGCTCTGGCAGGGCTGGGGGCTTAACGGCCTCCTGTTGATGTTGATCGGCTGGTTCGGCCTGAGTGCCAACCGCAGTCAGACCCAGATGCTGCAGTTGCAGACCGTGCTTCGCGAGTTGAAGGCGGAGGCTGCAGCAGGCAAACGCTTCCGTGTGCTGGAAGCTGATCAGACTTTGCGGCGCCTCAGCCAGCTGCGGCTGACGGCCAGCGAGGGGGAGGGGCCTGCCGATTGGGTGCTCGTCTGCAAGAGCGGCCGTTGGGTGGGTTGGATTGACGATCAGCCGCTGAAACTGCTGCCGGTGCAGCAATGGGATCAACAGCGCCTCGAGGATCATTTGCGGCCCCTAACTGAACTGCCCTCCATCAACAGTTCGGCCTCACTGGTCGACGCGGTGCCTGCCCTAGAGGCGGCCTCCCAGGGACGCCTGTTGGTGAAGAGTGCTGCGGGGCTTCCCTCCGGCACCCTTGATCGCATGGATGTGGGAGATGCGGTGCTGAAGCGTCTCGGAGTGACACTGCCCCCCGCGATCCTCGACGAGGCGCGCAAGCGCAATGGATATCCCCTGGGTTTGGCGATGCTTCCTCAGATGGTGCAGACGATGAGGGATCAAAGCTCCGACCAGGACGCCAGTTCGCCCTCCAAGTCCTGA
- a CDS encoding sulfite exporter TauE/SafE family protein — translation MVPWWDVPILIALGLLAGGLAGLLGIGGGLIFAPLLLWLDLPPHQALATSSFAIVPTALAGTITHLRQGRVPSRPGLAIGLAAFGSALLFGGLAGLAAGWILLAMQTLMYIVLAFCVRELPEADASEDVDDSSAPQLAGVGCIAGWTAGMLGLGGGLVMVPLMSGPMSVPIHQAVRLSTVAVLCSASAASMQFLHEGRGVPLMGLLLGAVAAIAAQWTASRLDQFDAALLVRCLRGLAIILAIDSSRRALQLWLS, via the coding sequence ATGGTGCCCTGGTGGGATGTGCCGATCTTGATCGCCCTGGGCCTGCTGGCGGGGGGCTTGGCCGGGCTGTTGGGTATTGGCGGTGGCTTGATCTTTGCCCCGCTCCTGCTTTGGCTTGATCTTCCGCCCCATCAGGCCTTAGCCACCAGCAGCTTCGCCATTGTGCCGACAGCTTTGGCAGGCACCATCACGCACCTGCGCCAGGGGCGGGTGCCGAGCCGGCCAGGACTCGCCATTGGTTTGGCTGCCTTTGGCTCGGCACTGCTGTTCGGTGGCTTGGCCGGTTTGGCGGCGGGCTGGATTCTGTTGGCGATGCAGACGCTGATGTACATCGTGCTGGCGTTCTGCGTTCGTGAACTGCCCGAGGCCGATGCCAGTGAGGATGTCGATGACAGCAGCGCACCGCAGTTGGCTGGTGTGGGCTGCATCGCCGGCTGGACTGCTGGAATGTTGGGCCTGGGTGGGGGGCTGGTGATGGTGCCCCTGATGAGCGGTCCGATGTCTGTACCCATTCATCAGGCCGTGCGGCTCAGCACGGTGGCGGTGCTCTGCTCAGCCAGCGCAGCTTCCATGCAGTTCTTGCATGAAGGACGCGGGGTTCCTCTGATGGGCTTGCTGCTGGGGGCGGTGGCAGCGATCGCTGCTCAGTGGACCGCCAGTCGTCTTGATCAGTTTGATGCCGCTCTGCTGGTGCGTTGTCTGCGGGGGCTCGCGATCATCCTGGCGATCGACAGCTCCAGGCGGGCCCTGCAGCTCTGGCTGAGCTAG
- a CDS encoding aldehyde oxygenase (deformylating), which translates to MTTLNAPEAPVLEGQDVLPDFTTEAYKDAYSRINAIVIEGEQEAHDNYISLGTLIPDQAEELKRLARMEMKHMKGFTSCGRNLGVEADLPFAKKFFEPLHGNFQAALKEGKVVTCLLIQALLIEAFAISAYHIYIPVADPFARKITEGVVKDEYTHLNYGQEWLKANFEASKDELFEANKANLPLIRSMLEDVASDAAVLHMEKEDLIEDFLIAYQEALGEIGFTSRDIARMAAAALAL; encoded by the coding sequence ATGACGACCCTCAATGCACCTGAAGCACCCGTGCTGGAGGGCCAGGACGTACTGCCCGATTTCACAACCGAGGCTTACAAAGACGCCTACAGCCGGATCAACGCCATCGTGATCGAGGGCGAACAGGAAGCTCACGACAATTACATCTCTCTGGGCACGCTGATCCCTGACCAGGCCGAGGAGCTTAAGCGTCTGGCGCGGATGGAAATGAAGCACATGAAGGGCTTCACCTCCTGTGGCCGCAATCTCGGGGTTGAAGCCGATCTGCCCTTCGCCAAGAAGTTTTTCGAACCACTTCACGGCAATTTCCAGGCCGCTCTCAAGGAGGGCAAGGTGGTCACCTGCCTGCTGATTCAGGCCCTGTTAATCGAAGCATTCGCCATTTCGGCCTATCACATCTATATCCCTGTCGCTGATCCCTTCGCCCGCAAAATCACTGAGGGTGTGGTGAAGGATGAGTACACCCATCTCAACTACGGCCAGGAATGGTTGAAGGCCAACTTCGAGGCCAGTAAGGATGAGTTGTTTGAGGCCAACAAAGCCAACCTTCCTCTGATCCGCTCGATGCTGGAAGACGTGGCTTCTGATGCCGCCGTCCTGCATATGGAAAAGGAAGACCTGATCGAAGATTTCCTGATCGCTTATCAAGAAGCTTTGGGCGAGATCGGTTTCACCTCCCGCGATATTGCCCGCATGGCAGCAGCAGCTCTTGCCCTCTGA
- a CDS encoding long-chain acyl-[acyl-carrier-protein] reductase, whose product MFGLIGHSTSFEAARRKAMELGFDHIADGDLDVWCSAPPQLVEHVKVTSPVGTTIEGAYIDSCFVPEMLSRFKTARRKVLNAMELAQKKGINITALGGFTSIIFENFNLLQHQTVRSTTLDWQRFTTGNTHTAWVICRQVENNAPTLGIDLSKAKVAVVGATGDIGSAVCRWLKARTGVGELLLVARQQQPLHDLQQELGSGRILPLDQALPEADVVVWVASMPRTLEIDHNSLKKPCLMIDGGYPKNLDSKVAGGGIHVLKGGIVEFCRDIGWSMMAIAEMERPQRQMFACFAEAMLLEFERCHTNFSWGRNNITLEKMDFIGAASVRHGFSTLNLHPNLQATAA is encoded by the coding sequence ATGTTTGGTCTGATCGGACATTCAACGAGTTTTGAGGCTGCTCGCCGCAAGGCGATGGAACTCGGGTTCGATCACATCGCTGATGGTGATTTGGATGTGTGGTGCAGCGCACCTCCACAGCTTGTGGAGCACGTGAAAGTCACCAGTCCGGTGGGTACCACCATCGAGGGTGCCTACATCGACTCCTGCTTTGTGCCCGAGATGCTGAGCCGCTTCAAAACGGCCCGGCGCAAGGTCCTCAACGCGATGGAACTCGCCCAGAAGAAGGGCATCAACATCACTGCCCTAGGCGGCTTCACCTCGATCATTTTTGAGAATTTCAACCTGCTCCAGCACCAGACGGTGCGGAGCACCACCCTGGATTGGCAGCGGTTCACCACTGGAAACACTCACACGGCCTGGGTGATCTGCCGTCAGGTGGAGAACAATGCTCCAACCCTTGGAATTGATCTCAGCAAAGCCAAGGTGGCCGTCGTTGGAGCGACTGGTGATATCGGCTCAGCTGTCTGTCGTTGGTTGAAGGCGCGCACCGGAGTCGGTGAGCTTTTATTAGTGGCGCGTCAGCAGCAACCACTCCACGATCTCCAGCAGGAACTGGGAAGTGGCCGAATTCTGCCGCTCGATCAGGCCTTGCCTGAAGCCGATGTGGTCGTCTGGGTAGCGAGCATGCCCCGCACCCTTGAGATCGACCACAACAGCCTTAAGAAGCCCTGCCTGATGATTGATGGGGGCTATCCCAAGAATCTCGATTCCAAGGTCGCCGGTGGTGGTATCCACGTTCTCAAGGGCGGAATCGTCGAGTTCTGCCGCGACATCGGCTGGTCGATGATGGCCATCGCAGAGATGGAGCGGCCGCAGCGCCAGATGTTTGCCTGCTTTGCCGAAGCCATGCTGCTCGAGTTTGAGCGCTGCCACACCAACTTCAGCTGGGGACGCAACAACATCACCCTCGAGAAGATGGATTTCATCGGCGCGGCGTCAGTCCGCCATGGGTTCAGCACCTTGAACCTCCATCCCAACCTGCAGGCCACTGCCGCCTGA
- a CDS encoding lipoate--protein ligase family protein: MPATGRLLPTQQADGHTQMALDAWLLRRSNGPALRFYRWDGPWLSLGRHQRHWPEHWNDLARRGRISLVRRPSGGRAVLHAGGLTYALIWPDAPRQRQEAYRQACQWLIDGFKDLGLPLHFGSDPAGAEANNCFATATVADLVDPSGIKRVGSAQRWQSGRLLQHGEILLDPPAELWEEVFEEAAPAGAPAQISRLKLDQQLRQSLVQAWSHCQWQMRPLKANEVQDLEGELASWSEL, translated from the coding sequence ATGCCTGCAACCGGGCGACTGCTTCCCACCCAGCAAGCAGATGGACACACCCAGATGGCGTTGGATGCCTGGCTTCTGAGACGAAGCAACGGTCCGGCGCTGCGTTTTTACCGCTGGGATGGGCCTTGGCTCTCGCTTGGACGCCATCAACGCCACTGGCCTGAGCACTGGAATGATCTGGCCCGCCGCGGCCGCATCAGCCTGGTGCGACGCCCCAGCGGAGGCCGGGCAGTGCTCCATGCCGGCGGGCTCACCTACGCCTTGATTTGGCCGGATGCACCACGGCAACGCCAGGAGGCCTACCGGCAGGCCTGTCAGTGGTTGATCGATGGCTTCAAGGATCTCGGGCTACCGCTGCACTTCGGTTCCGACCCCGCTGGTGCCGAGGCCAACAACTGTTTCGCCACGGCAACGGTGGCCGACCTAGTGGATCCGAGCGGCATCAAGCGGGTCGGCAGCGCCCAGCGCTGGCAGAGCGGTCGCCTGCTTCAGCACGGCGAAATCCTGCTGGACCCCCCTGCCGAGCTCTGGGAAGAGGTGTTTGAGGAAGCGGCACCGGCGGGAGCACCGGCCCAAATCAGCCGACTGAAGCTGGATCAGCAGCTGCGCCAGAGCCTGGTTCAGGCCTGGAGCCATTGCCAGTGGCAGATGCGCCCCCTGAAGGCCAACGAAGTTCAGGACTTGGAGGGCGAACTGGCGTCCTGGTCGGAGCTTTGA
- the folE gene encoding GTP cyclohydrolase I has translation MTSTVPFVSNGVANGNGNVNKLLNPQVSARIRERLIESGVSFLANDNIADHLKPGELDQLQVEVADKVRDLLRSLVIDIDNDHNTHETAERVAKMYLQEVFKGRYHPQPKVASFPNVKQLDEIYTVGPITVRSACSHHLVPIMGNCWIGIKPGARVIGLSKFTRVADWVFSRPHIQEEAVMILADEIEKLCEPQGLGIIIKAQHYCMKWRGVKEPQTSMVNSVVRGDFRHDPSLKQEFFELVRQQEALLST, from the coding sequence ATGACCTCCACAGTCCCTTTCGTTTCCAACGGCGTCGCCAACGGCAACGGCAATGTCAACAAGCTCTTGAATCCTCAGGTTTCAGCCCGAATTCGTGAACGTTTGATCGAATCTGGCGTTTCCTTCCTGGCCAACGACAACATTGCTGATCACCTCAAGCCCGGTGAACTGGATCAGCTTCAGGTCGAAGTCGCTGACAAGGTCCGTGATCTGCTGCGCAGCCTGGTGATCGATATCGACAACGATCACAACACCCATGAGACGGCGGAGCGGGTCGCCAAGATGTACCTACAGGAGGTGTTCAAGGGGCGTTACCACCCGCAGCCCAAGGTGGCCAGCTTCCCCAATGTTAAGCAGCTGGATGAGATCTACACCGTTGGACCGATCACGGTGCGTTCCGCCTGTTCACACCACTTGGTGCCGATCATGGGCAACTGCTGGATCGGGATCAAGCCTGGTGCCAGGGTAATTGGCCTCTCCAAATTCACCCGTGTGGCTGACTGGGTCTTTTCCCGCCCACACATCCAAGAAGAGGCTGTGATGATCCTTGCCGACGAAATCGAAAAGCTCTGTGAGCCTCAGGGTCTCGGCATAATCATTAAGGCGCAGCACTACTGCATGAAGTGGCGTGGCGTGAAGGAGCCCCAAACCAGCATGGTGAACTCCGTGGTGCGCGGGGATTTCCGCCATGACCCCAGCCTCAAGCAAGAGTTCTTTGAGCTGGTGCGTCAGCAAGAAGCGCTGCTCAGCACCTGA
- a CDS encoding S1 RNA-binding domain-containing protein: MPAAGSPQPNRPKAPKPAATKPLQVMQINRREEQEKLAREAAEARAAAEAAAEKARILEERAGIATPPRPVQQAPTSSPGMDDDALFDMGGMEGMTMADLMGAPDQKPTKEQRNQPRSVDDFDFDEEAFLAALDQNAPVGTTGEVVKGTVIGIENDGVYVDIGGKAPGYMPKSESGLGVVTNFRERFPKGLEVEVLVTREQNADGMVTISCRALELRKSWDRVKEMEKQGKVVQVIVNGFNRGGVTCDLEGLRGFIPRSQLQNGENHQELVGKTLGVAFIEVNSETRKLVLSEKRAAVAERFQDLEVGQLVEGQVAAVKPYGLFIDLGGISGLLHQSAITNGSLRSIREVFDQGDRVSALITELDPGRGRIGLNTALLEGPPGELLIEKDKVMAEAADRASRAQNMLKQQEQSAG, translated from the coding sequence ATGCCCGCAGCCGGCAGTCCGCAGCCCAACCGCCCCAAGGCACCCAAGCCGGCAGCGACGAAACCGCTGCAGGTGATGCAGATCAACCGCCGCGAGGAGCAGGAAAAGCTGGCTCGGGAAGCGGCTGAAGCACGGGCAGCAGCAGAGGCTGCAGCAGAAAAGGCACGCATCCTTGAGGAACGGGCGGGTATCGCCACCCCTCCGCGACCGGTCCAGCAGGCACCAACCTCGTCTCCAGGAATGGATGACGACGCGCTGTTCGATATGGGCGGCATGGAAGGCATGACCATGGCCGACCTGATGGGTGCGCCGGATCAGAAACCCACGAAGGAGCAGCGCAACCAACCGCGCAGCGTGGATGACTTCGATTTCGATGAAGAAGCCTTCCTCGCAGCCCTGGACCAGAACGCTCCTGTTGGCACCACAGGTGAAGTTGTAAAGGGCACTGTAATAGGCATCGAAAACGATGGGGTGTATGTGGATATCGGCGGCAAAGCCCCCGGTTACATGCCCAAGAGCGAATCAGGCCTTGGTGTTGTCACCAATTTCCGAGAACGCTTCCCCAAGGGCCTGGAGGTTGAAGTTCTCGTAACCCGTGAGCAGAACGCCGATGGGATGGTCACGATCAGCTGTCGCGCCCTGGAGCTGCGCAAAAGCTGGGACCGAGTCAAAGAGATGGAGAAACAGGGAAAAGTGGTTCAAGTCATCGTCAATGGCTTCAACCGCGGCGGTGTCACCTGCGATCTCGAAGGGCTGCGGGGCTTCATTCCCCGCTCTCAACTCCAAAACGGTGAAAATCACCAGGAGTTGGTGGGCAAGACCCTGGGCGTGGCCTTCATCGAGGTCAATTCAGAGACGCGCAAGCTGGTGCTGTCAGAGAAACGAGCCGCTGTCGCCGAACGCTTCCAGGATCTGGAAGTGGGCCAATTGGTGGAAGGCCAAGTTGCTGCTGTGAAGCCCTACGGCCTGTTCATCGACCTCGGTGGCATCAGCGGACTGCTGCACCAATCAGCCATCACCAATGGCAGCCTGCGCTCGATCCGTGAGGTTTTCGATCAGGGCGACCGCGTCTCCGCCCTGATCACGGAACTGGACCCGGGACGCGGACGCATTGGCCTCAACACAGCCCTGCTCGAAGGGCCCCCCGGAGAGCTGCTGATTGAAAAAGACAAAGTGATGGCTGAAGCCGCCGATCGCGCCAGCCGGGCCCAGAACATGCTGAAGCAGCAGGAGCAATCCGCCGGATGA
- the psaM gene encoding photosystem I reaction center subunit XII yields METVMSAPEVFIALVVAAHAAVLALRLSISLYEA; encoded by the coding sequence ATGGAAACCGTTATGTCTGCACCTGAGGTCTTCATTGCGCTCGTGGTTGCTGCCCATGCTGCTGTTCTGGCCCTGCGTCTCTCGATCAGCCTCTATGAAGCCTGA
- a CDS encoding creatininase family protein encodes MDQFRKRFDRLTWPEASKAASRPGATVIWPFGACEQHGPHLPLSTDAVFADGILDLVLSELDPALPIWRLPCQAIGFSPEHQNFPGTLSLSVPLLLDLVDQVGTQLAALGVQRLVLFNAHGGQIGLLQVAARQLRACCPSLAVLPCFLWSGVEGLAELLPEQELAHGLHAGQAETSLMLHMAPDLVGSARPVDGRPAKGSAQEPPEGWSLEGAAPCAWLTDDLSATGVIGDARQASADLGRCLQDRLINHWQERFLALLASDWPPTQSLFPQPSQSPPRS; translated from the coding sequence ATGGATCAGTTTCGCAAGCGATTTGATCGATTGACCTGGCCCGAGGCCAGCAAAGCCGCCTCTCGGCCTGGTGCAACGGTGATTTGGCCGTTTGGAGCCTGTGAGCAACACGGCCCACATCTGCCCCTGTCGACGGACGCTGTTTTTGCTGACGGCATCCTTGATTTGGTCCTGTCTGAGCTTGATCCAGCTCTGCCGATTTGGCGACTGCCTTGTCAGGCCATCGGCTTTTCGCCTGAGCACCAGAACTTCCCCGGAACCCTCAGCCTTTCGGTTCCTCTGCTTCTCGATTTGGTCGACCAAGTGGGCACGCAGCTGGCGGCGTTGGGGGTGCAGCGCCTTGTTCTGTTCAACGCCCATGGCGGCCAGATCGGTTTGCTGCAGGTGGCAGCCCGTCAGCTGCGCGCTTGCTGCCCTTCGCTGGCCGTTCTGCCCTGCTTCCTCTGGAGTGGCGTGGAGGGGTTGGCTGAACTGTTGCCCGAGCAGGAGTTGGCCCATGGTCTTCATGCCGGCCAAGCCGAAACCAGCTTGATGCTTCATATGGCCCCAGATCTGGTTGGATCTGCCCGCCCGGTGGATGGACGTCCAGCAAAGGGTTCCGCCCAGGAACCACCGGAGGGATGGAGCCTTGAAGGGGCGGCGCCCTGCGCTTGGCTCACCGACGATCTCAGTGCGACGGGAGTGATCGGGGATGCCCGCCAGGCCTCAGCTGATCTGGGGCGTTGCTTGCAAGATCGCTTGATTAACCACTGGCAGGAGCGTTTTCTGGCCCTTTTGGCCAGCGATTGGCCACCCACGCAAAGTCTTTTCCCCCAACCCTCTCAAAGCCCCCCCAGGTCCTGA
- a CDS encoding acetyl-CoA carboxylase carboxyltransferase subunit alpha, which yields MPRRPLLEFEKPLVELEQQIEQIRQLARDSEVDVSQQLQQLESLAARRRQEIFQGLTPAQKIQVARHPQRPSTLDFIQMFCDDWVELHGDRRGNDDQALIGGVGRVGNRPVMLIGHQKGRDTKENVARNFGMAAPGGYRKAMRLMDHADRFRLPILTFIDTPGAYAGLEAEEQGQGEAIAVNLREMFRLRVPVIATVIGEGGSGGALGIGVADRLLMFEHSVYTVASPEACASILWRDAAKAPDAAAALRITGRDLLELQVVDEVLEEPSGGNNWAPLEAGKILRAAIERHLDELLSLSEQQLREARYSKFRAMGRFLEKTSQDVEKAA from the coding sequence ATGCCCCGTCGCCCCTTGCTTGAGTTCGAAAAACCGCTGGTAGAGCTCGAGCAGCAGATTGAGCAGATCCGCCAGCTGGCCAGAGATTCGGAAGTCGATGTTTCGCAGCAGCTGCAGCAGTTGGAAAGCCTCGCAGCCCGTCGGCGTCAGGAGATCTTTCAGGGGCTGACTCCCGCTCAGAAAATTCAGGTCGCCCGTCACCCGCAGCGTCCGAGCACGCTGGATTTCATCCAGATGTTCTGCGACGACTGGGTCGAATTGCATGGCGATCGTCGCGGCAACGACGATCAGGCGTTGATCGGAGGCGTTGGACGGGTGGGCAATCGCCCGGTGATGTTGATCGGCCATCAGAAAGGTCGCGACACCAAGGAAAACGTCGCCCGCAATTTCGGAATGGCTGCCCCGGGTGGATACCGCAAAGCAATGCGGTTAATGGACCATGCCGATCGCTTCCGCCTACCAATCCTCACCTTCATCGACACGCCGGGCGCTTATGCCGGACTCGAAGCTGAGGAGCAGGGTCAAGGCGAAGCGATCGCCGTCAACCTGCGGGAGATGTTCCGCTTGCGCGTTCCGGTGATCGCGACAGTGATTGGCGAAGGTGGTTCAGGTGGTGCGCTCGGGATTGGCGTGGCTGATCGCTTGCTGATGTTTGAGCACAGCGTTTACACCGTTGCCAGTCCTGAGGCCTGTGCCTCCATCCTCTGGCGTGATGCGGCCAAGGCGCCAGATGCAGCGGCAGCCTTGCGGATCACCGGTCGCGATCTGTTGGAGCTGCAGGTGGTGGATGAGGTGCTTGAAGAGCCCTCCGGCGGCAACAACTGGGCACCGCTGGAGGCCGGAAAAATTCTGCGGGCCGCGATCGAGCGTCATCTCGATGAACTGCTGAGCCTTTCGGAACAGCAATTGCGGGAGGCCCGCTACTCCAAATTCAGGGCGATGGGGCGATTCCTCGAAAAAACGTCACAGGATGTCGAGAAAGCGGCTTAA
- a CDS encoding CRR6 family NdhI maturation factor: protein MDPVLIDAPAIRALDLQPLEIWSDQPLDALLSQGQMLELRFDWPRAQDDPRELPECPEPRLWALRADARFPWLPLLLERDNGSLIRHVALVVPHSFSRSEGLRFDPEALELWVTHRLMLLDDLCQREVGRPMRGNLSQMAAALGYELDAGFWGLLN, encoded by the coding sequence ATGGATCCGGTTCTGATTGATGCCCCTGCCATCCGCGCCTTGGATCTGCAGCCACTGGAAATCTGGAGCGATCAGCCACTGGATGCACTGCTCAGCCAGGGACAGATGCTCGAGCTTCGTTTCGACTGGCCCCGGGCGCAGGATGACCCGCGGGAACTGCCTGAATGCCCCGAGCCCCGCCTCTGGGCCCTGCGGGCCGATGCACGCTTCCCTTGGCTGCCGCTGTTGCTTGAACGCGACAACGGCAGCCTGATTCGCCATGTGGCCCTGGTGGTGCCCCACAGTTTCAGCCGCAGCGAAGGCCTGCGTTTTGACCCGGAAGCCTTAGAGCTCTGGGTGACGCATCGGCTGATGCTGCTCGACGATCTCTGCCAGCGGGAGGTCGGACGCCCGATGCGGGGCAACCTCTCCCAGATGGCTGCGGCGCTGGGTTATGAGCTTGATGCGGGGTTTTGGGGCCTGCTGAACTGA
- a CDS encoding phosphoribosylanthranilate isomerase — MQPLRDPRPTPDLKICGITDPEQAHAIAEMGVQAIGVIGVPATPRFVEPAQRRALFQLLEQQHPKLHRVWVVADPDDAALEEALNGAGQPSVVQLHGSESDERCQRLKQRYPRQQWWKALRVREPEDLEQLEQYAPHVDALLLDAWSADQLGGTGHRIPLDWLAETELSVPWWLAGGVSAEWVPELLSRVMPQGLDASSRLEERPGWKKLDKVQALVEAVRQG; from the coding sequence ATGCAGCCCTTGCGTGATCCCCGCCCCACTCCAGACCTCAAAATCTGTGGGATCACCGACCCCGAGCAGGCCCATGCCATTGCAGAAATGGGCGTGCAGGCGATTGGCGTGATCGGCGTTCCTGCCACCCCACGCTTTGTTGAACCAGCGCAGCGCAGGGCCTTGTTCCAGCTGCTGGAACAACAGCACCCCAAGCTGCATCGCGTTTGGGTGGTGGCCGATCCCGACGACGCTGCCCTCGAAGAAGCGCTCAACGGTGCCGGGCAGCCCTCCGTGGTGCAGCTACACGGCAGCGAGTCAGACGAACGCTGCCAACGCTTAAAACAGCGTTATCCCCGGCAGCAGTGGTGGAAAGCTTTACGGGTGCGCGAACCCGAAGATCTCGAGCAGCTTGAGCAGTACGCGCCCCACGTGGATGCCCTGCTCCTTGATGCCTGGAGCGCCGATCAACTGGGCGGCACCGGGCACCGTATCCCACTGGATTGGCTCGCTGAAACAGAACTATCCGTGCCGTGGTGGCTGGCGGGGGGAGTGAGTGCGGAATGGGTTCCGGAACTGCTCAGCCGCGTTATGCCGCAAGGGCTAGATGCCTCGAGTCGACTGGAGGAACGGCCGGGATGGAAAAAACTCGACAAGGTTCAAGCCCTTGTCGAGGCTGTGAGACAAGGTTGA
- a CDS encoding SDR family oxidoreductase, giving the protein MPTALITGASRGIGRRTAELLAHQGWDLLLTARSADQLEQLSVQLSSQGVSVASAAIDLTQPDGIAAEMAGLLQQGETPSVLINNAGAAYTGDLLAMPLERWQWLLQLNVTSVMQVCAAVVPAMRENGGLVINISSHAARNAFPKWGAYCVSKAALASFTRCLAEEERGHGIRACTLTLGAVNTPLWDAETVQSDFDRRAMLSVDQAAETLANLAMQPSNQLIEDLTLMPAAGAF; this is encoded by the coding sequence TTGCCAACGGCTCTTATCACGGGTGCGAGTCGAGGGATAGGTCGCAGGACTGCTGAGCTTCTGGCTCACCAGGGCTGGGACCTGTTGCTCACCGCCCGTAGCGCCGATCAATTGGAGCAGCTGAGTGTTCAGCTCAGCTCCCAAGGTGTTTCTGTGGCGTCTGCCGCCATCGACCTGACCCAACCTGATGGCATCGCTGCTGAGATGGCTGGCTTATTGCAGCAGGGTGAAACCCCTTCTGTTTTGATCAACAACGCTGGCGCTGCTTACACCGGCGATCTTTTGGCTATGCCTCTTGAGCGTTGGCAATGGCTGCTACAGCTGAATGTCACCAGCGTGATGCAGGTTTGTGCTGCCGTTGTTCCTGCCATGCGCGAGAACGGCGGACTTGTGATCAACATCAGCAGCCACGCCGCTCGTAATGCCTTCCCTAAGTGGGGTGCGTATTGCGTTAGCAAAGCTGCCTTGGCCAGCTTCACCCGCTGTCTAGCTGAAGAAGAGCGTGGCCATGGCATTCGTGCCTGCACCCTCACTCTTGGAGCCGTGAACACACCACTCTGGGACGCGGAAACCGTACAAAGCGATTTCGATCGTCGTGCCATGCTCTCTGTCGATCAGGCTGCAGAGACACTGGCGAACCTGGCGATGCAACCCAGCAACCAGTTGATCGAAGACCTCACCCTTATGCCGGCCGCCGGCGCCTTCTGA